ATTTATAGTCTTGTAAAGGTGCCAGGTATCGGGTGTTAGGTATCAGGTTAAGAAATTTACAAAAACTGTAATGTTAATTAATTTTCTGATACTTAGTTCCATCAAGGAACTAACAAAGGCTGGTCGTATTTTAAACCTGTAACCTGCAACCTGTACGGACGTAGCATGCTACGTCCCCTACCATACTGACAACTGTTATCCCGAACTGAGGTTAGATAGGATTTCTCATTTCAATAAAAATGATCAACCCCCTCATCGATTTTATTCACAAGAAAAAGAGGGGGTAATGGTAAAAACTATAAATCAATACCATCAATATGTCGGGCGACAGTTTGCACATCCTTATCACCCCGCCCAGAGGAATTAATCACAATTTTGGGACTACCTTCTAGGGTAGGACACAACTTATCAAGGTAAGCGAAAGCGTGAGCAGTTTCGAGGGCGGGAATAATCCCCTCCAACTTGCAAAGGAGTTGAAAGGCATCGAGCGCCTCCTGGTCAGTAACACTGTAATACTCTGCTCTACCTTCATCTTTCAAATAACTATGCTCAGGCCCTACCCCCGGATAATCCAACCCTGCACTGATAGAATGGGCTTCGGTAACTTGTCCGTCTTGATCTTGCAATAAATAACTCATGGCGCCGTGTAACACCCCCGGTTGCCCTGCAGTGAGGGTGGCAGCGTGTTTGCCAGAATTTACACCGCTTCCTGCGGCTTCAATACCAATAAGACGCACAGAGCTATCTTTGACAAACTCATAAAATAAACCCATGGCATTAGAACCACCGCCCACACAGGCGAGGAGAATGTCAGGTAAACCGCCCCATTTTTCCATGCACTGCTCACGGGTTTCTGTACCGATGACCGCATGGAAATCCCTTACCATCATAGGGTAGGGATGAGGCCCCGCCACAGAACCGAGGATATAATGGGTGTTTTCCACATTTGTTACCCAGTCTCGGATGGCTTCGGAGGTGGCATCTTTGAGAGTACCTGTACCTGCGGAGACAGGTTTTACCGTAGCCCCCAAAAGACGCATTCTGAATACATTTAATTTTTGGCGTTCCATGTCTTCTACGCCCATGTAAATGACGCATTCTAAACCAAAACGAGCGCACACAGTGGCGGTGGCTACTCCATGTTGTCCTGCCCCTGTTTCGGCGATAATTCTTTGTTTGCCCATGCGTTTGGCGAGTAACACTTGCCCGAGGGCGTTATTGATTTTGTGGGCGCCTGTATGGTTCAGATCTTCTCTTTTGAGGTAGATTTGAGGGCCTGTGCCATCGGCTTTGGCATAATGTTGGCTAAGTCTTTCGGCAAAATAGAGAGGGCTTGATCTTCCGACGTAGTCTTTTAATAGTTGGTCTAATTCTTGGTTAAATTCGGGATCATTTTTATATTGGTTGTAGGCGGTTTCTAGTTCGCTAAGGGCGGGCATGAGAGTTTCGGGTACGTATTTCCCGCCATATTTTCCAAAGCGTCCAAAGTTATCGGGTACTTGAATAGAATTATTGCTAGTTTTAATGGGTGTCGTGGTCACAGTCTTTATTTTTTATAATATTTTTCTTTCTATCATTATGGTACATCTTGACCCACGGACAGTTAAACTCTCCAATTTTAAAATTTTTGGTAAACATATAACGGAATGGTAAAATAGTTATATAATAAAATAGTTAATAAACAAAAAGTATCAAGATGTTATTTCGTCAATTATTTGATCAAGATACATGGACTTATACCTATCTCATCGCTGATCCTGATACGAAGGAGGCGGCTTTGGTAGATCCTGTGATTGAACAGGTGGAACGAGATTTAAAATTGGTGCAAGAGTTGGGTTTAACCCTCAAATACTGCATGGAAACCCATGTTCATGCGGATCATATTACGGGTACGGGCAAAATGCGAGAGTTGACTGGTTGTAAGGGATTAGTGCCTGAAAAAGCTCAGGTAAATTGTGCCGATCGCCACTTAGTCGATAATGAAGTGGTAATGGTGGGCAATGTAGAAATAAGGGCGATCGCCTCTCCAGGGCATACAGACTGCCATTTTGCCTATCTAGTGGATAATACCCATTTATTGACGGGGGATGCTCTTTTCATCCGTGGTTGTGGACGTACGGACTTCCAAAGCGGTGATGCCGGAATGCTCTACGACACCATTACAAAACGTTTTTTCACCCTTGCCGACGATGTTTTAGTATATCCGGGCCATGACTACCGAGGACATCTGGTATCTACCATCGCCGAAGAAAAAGCCCATAATCCTCGCATTAGTGGCAAAAAAAGAGATGAGTTTATCAAACTAATGAATAACCTTGATTTACCCAACCCTCAAAAAATCATGGAAGCAGTACCTGCCAATCAAATGTGCGGAAAGGTTTAAGAATATTTTTGTCAACCATACCTAAAAAAAATTATGATTATTGCTAATATTATTCAAAGCCAATACCAACTCATCTCCCCCCAAGAGTTGGAGCAAAGAATGAAAAATAATTCGGTGGTTTTAATTGATGTGCGCGAAAAGGATGAATATGATCAAGGACATATCCCTGGGGCATTGCTAAAACCCCTCTCCGAATTTTCCACCAAAGAACTAGCATCGTATCCTAATATCGTCCTCTATTGCCGTTCTGGGAAGCGTTCTCACACCGCCGCTGAAAAATTGATCGAAGCAGGTATGACCATGATTACAGAGCTAAAAGGGGGCATTACCGCATGGCAAGAAGCCCATCTTCCCATGGTGGCTTGATGTGTTACCTCAACTACTTTTCGTTGGCTTGTAGTAAAGGCTTTAGCCTTTAAAATGCCTATTATTGGAGATGTCTATCGCCCATCCTCACCAAAACACTATTTCATCACACCTTAAATATAAATGCGTTTAACTTTTGGATTAATACTCGCCATCATCATCGGACTGAGTTTAGGCTTAATCGGTGGTGGTGGCTCTATTTTGGCGGTGCCGATTCTCCGCTATGTCATGGGGGTTGAACCTCGAAGTGCGATCGCCATGAGCCTTTTTATCGTGGGCGTGGTGAGTCTTATCGGTATCATTCCCCATTGGCGACAAGGTAACGTTAATTTACCCGTAGCCATTAGTTTTATTCCTCCTGCTATGGTAGGGGCTTTTATCGGCGCAAAAATAACCGAATTACCCTTCATTACCGATACTATTCAACTGGTAGCCTTTGGAATTGTCATGCTTTTGGCTAGTATTTTGATGATCAAAAAAAGCAGTGGCAAAAAAAAACAAGAAACCACACCATCAGTTAAAGTTCTTAAAAATAAAACCCAAAAAATTCTTTTAACCATCATAGAAGGTTTGGTGGTGGGTATTCTGACAGGATTTGTGGGAGTTGGGGGAGGGTTTTTAATTATTCCAGCCCTTGTGTTAGTTGGTGGTATTCCCATGAAAGAAGCCGTCGGCACATCTTTACTCATTATCGCTACTAAATCTGCCAGTGCTTTTGTGGGTTATTTAACCTTAGTAAATATTGATTGGTTTTTAACTATTGGATTTACTTTGGCGGCTAGTGTAGGAATTGTTTTTGGTTCTTTTTTAAGTAAAAAAATTGATGCTAAATATTTACAAAAAGGTTTCGGTTATTTTGTTTTAGTGATAGCCATTTTTGTCTTAATTGCTAGGTAATTTTTTAAAACAGTTAGACAGCGGTAATAATACTATTTCTTTTATCAAGATAGATAAGACGAATATCAAGGGGTATTAACTTTAAAAGCTGCCTATGGCTATATTGATATAAATCTTCTATGTCTTCTTTTAAAAAATTGATTCCTTCGGTTTTTAAGTAGTTAATAATTTGCTCTTCTTGCCATCCAAATTTATCTTTAGTCACAATAATTAATCGTTCCTTTGGAGGTAATAATTGAATAGATTGCTCAAGATAAAAATGTAAAGGGAAATGTCTTAAATTAATAGAAATATCTGGCAAATTTAACTCTTCTATATCTTCTTTTGGTAAACAATCAATAGCATATTCAACAATTAAATTTTCCCAATACTTATTATCTTTTTCATTAACAATATCTAAATCTAAATTAAAGAAAAAGTAACTTAAATCTCGCCAGACTTTAAAAGAAATGGGAGTTATATATTCTGGTTCATAAAATCCCGAAAGTAAATCATCTATTCTGCCACCATAACGACAAAATAAAGAAACTAGATATTTTCCCTTATCTGGATGGGTTTGTAATAATTCTAAGAGAGTGAAATCATCTATTTGCAAGAGAGGATATATTAAAGGGTGATTGGCTTCGGGAAAATCAGTCTGATTCATAGATGAAATTTCAATGAAAAAGTAAATAATAAATAATTTTGACCATTACTAATGGATTAGTTTGGATTAGTTGATGATTGCTAAATAGCCACAAAATATCCCACAATATAATATAAGGTTTAACACTGAAATTATATGATAAACAGCAGTCTAACTATGGTAAATATTTTGGGGGCATTTTTACCCGGTATCACAGATGGTTTATTCTCGACTCAGGGAATTATGGTAATGCTTTTGGTGGCTTATGGTGGGGCTATGTGGATGTTTTTAACCAGCGCCCCTAAAGTGCATACTATCATGGTATCTGATTTAATTATTGCTCAAGAGTTTTACGAGGGTTTGTTAAATTTACCTGTGGCGGATGTGCCTTTGCATTATTACTATAATTATGATCAAAGTTTGGGGTCTGCCATGCTAGATCCTATCTATACTGGTAGTAGGGGTAATTCTCCAGTTATGCAAGAAAATACTGGGTTATGGTATCAACTCAGGAAAAATACTCAGTTACATGTCATTGGTGGTGCGAGTTTGGGTTATAAAAATTCTCAGCGTCATGTTTGTTTTGATCATGAGTGTTTGGATGATTTATTATTGAGGATACAATCTCGCCGTTTGAAGTATAAGATTCGTAGTGAAAACCCCCTTAATTTTTTGGTGAAAGATTTACAAAATAGGGTGATTGAAATGGCGGAGGCGAAAACATAGGTATTAATTGATAATTGAGAATGGATAATTGATAATTATTTAAGGATATTTTCTGAGTTAAATTTTTGGGAATCAATAATATTGTTATTACAAGATTCGGCGTTGTTGTCTTTGGAGTCGGGTAGTTGGTTTAAGTTGATTTGTGGTGCTAGTTATCAACATTTACCTTCTATTCGTAATCTAGCTTTGGCTTATACCCTCGCAGGGGTGGATTGTATTGATGTGGCTGCGGATAGGGCGGTGATTAATTCTGCTTTGGTGGGGATTGGGGTAGCGAAAAATTTTCGACAAAAGGCGATCGCCCTTGGTTATAATCCTAGTAATCCTCTTTTAATGGTAAGTGTGAACGATGGGGAAGATCCCCATTTTCGTAAAGCCTACTTTAATCCTAGCAAATGCCCCCCTGAGTGCGATCGCCCCTGTGAGAATATTTGCCCAGCGGATGCGATTAAATTTGAACACCCCACCGAGGGAGTCAAAGAAAAACTCTGCTATGGATGTGGGCGGTGTATCCCCATTTGCCCCTATGGTTTCATCGATACCCAATCCCACGTAATTAGCATTGATGAAGTATTAAACTGGCTTACCAAATTACCCATCAACGCCCTAGAAATTCATACCCAAGCAGGACATTTTCAACATTTTCAAACATTATGGCAATCCGTAAAACCCCACCTATGCCGACTACAACTAATTGCCATCAGTTGCCCCTACACCCCCACTGTCACCGATTACTTGCGCCAGATAGAAAACCATATCAAACCGTTACCCATTCCCCTCATTTGGCAAACCGATGGGCGCCCCATGAGTGGAGACATTGGCAAAGGCACAACTCATTTAACCATTAAATATGCTCAAACCATGATGGAGCAAGGCTTTACAGACTATTTTCAACTAGCAGGGGGAACCAATGAACATACAGCCCTTAAAATAAGAGAAATGGGGCTAAGTGACAAAATTAATGGTATCGCCTTTGGTAGTAAAGCCCGAAAAATACTCGCCGAAATTCTCCACGAATTGGAAATCATTTCTCCCCAAAATCAATTGGAAGATTATCCCCATCTTCTTTGGGAAGCGGTTTTCGTGGCTTCTAAATTGGTAAATAGTCTTAAGAAAAATAACATTGATTAATTGCCCATAATGACGGAAAAAAAAATATTAGTCGAAAATTTAGGTATCATACCCTACGAACAAGCATGGGATTATCAAAAAAAATTAGTACAACAAAGATTAGAAAATCCCGACCTAGAAGATATTTTATTATTATTAGAACATCCCCCCGTTTATACCCTTGGCACAGGTTCAACAGTTGACAACCTCAAATTTGACCTAAATAAGTTTTCTGGTCAACTATTCCGTACAGAAAGGGGTGGAGAAGTAACATATCATTGTCTGGGACAGATTGTTATGTATCCCATTGTAAATTTACGTCATCATCAGCAGGATTTACATTGGTATCTACGACAATTGGAGGAGGTGGTAATTCAACTATTGGCAATTTATGGCATAAAAGCCCAAAGAATAGAAGGTTTAACAGGAGTCTGGGTGGGTGATGCCAAAATCAGTGCCATGGGCATTAAGGCAAAGAGATGGATTACAATGCACGGTTTAGCCTTGAATGTTTGTTGTAATTTGTCGGGCTTTGAGCAAATTATTCCCTGTGGTATTCGGGATAAATCTGTCACTCGCTTAGTGGATTTTGTTCCCGATGTGCCAATAGATGAGGTCAAAAAAAATTGATAACGGTATTTAAGCAAGTTTTTGATTATGAGAATGGGGTAAGTATTTTCTAATTAACCAGAAAAAACCCACCCCTGCGTAGAATTGAAGGACTTTGGAGGCTAGATCAACTTTCCATGGTTGATTCTTCATTTTCCATGGCTTCCTCGCTGGTTTCCTCACTAGAAGGAGGTACAAGAGCCACCGCTGCGATCGCATCATCATCATCCAACTTCTGTACCCTTACCCCACTGGCATTACGGGATTGGAGCGAAACAGCATTGACATCACAACGAATAATAATTCCCCTAGCCGTGATGATCATAAACTCATCATCAGGGTTGACAATGTGCAACGCCGCCAATTCCTCATTAGACTTACGGAAACGAATTGCCTTTAATCCTAATCCAGCCCTTCTTTGTAACCTAAACTGAGACACAGGAACTCTTTTACCATAACCGCTAGTAGTCACTGCCAAAGCCCAAGGAGCATCCTTAGCAGTATCATTAGTTAATTCCTCATCCACATCATTATCAAGCTCATTTTCATCGGCTTCCCCAATGGTTGCCACCACCTGAGAAGGAATGATGTCCATACTAATTAATTGATCTCCTTTGCGTAGCTTCATGGATTTAACCCCTTTAGCCGTACGACTGAGAGGACGCAATTGATCATTATCAGCGTGGAAATGAATCGCCATACCTCGACGAGAACCAATCAAAATACTATCATCAGCGGTGGCAAGACGCACCCAGCGCAACTCGTCACCCTCAGCTAAAGAGATGGCAATTAAACCATTACTACGGATATTACCGAAGGCAGAAAGGGCAGTTTTTTTGATAAAACCATTTCGAGTTAACATCACCAAATATTCGTGATCGGTAAATTCACTCACTGCGAGGATAGAGGTGATTTTTTCCTCCGAGGAGATGGGCAACATTTGAATGATGGGCATTCCCCTTGCATTACGAGAACTAGAGGGAATCTGATAAGCATTGAGGGCATATACAACTCCTCGATCACTAAAGAAAAGAATGGTGTCATGTTCACACCCTGTTAAAAAGTGTTGTACTTCATCATCATCTTTGATTTTTGCCCCTGCCTTGCCTCTGGTGGCTCTATTTTGAGCTTCAAAGGTACTGACAAGCATTTTCTTTAAATAACCTTGTTCGGTTAAGATAATGGCGACCTGTTCATTGGCAATTAAATCAATATCGACTAAATCTCCATCCCCTTGGATAATTTCGGTACGGCGGGGGGTAGCATGGATATTTTTAATTTCGGTTAATTCTTCTTCGATGATGGCATCGATTCTTTCTCTGCGCTCGAGAATATCTCTTAAATCTGTGATTTGGGTTAATAAGTCCTGGTGTTCGGCTTCGATTTTTTCTGCTTCTAAGGCGGTGAGTCTTCTTAGTTGCATTTGCAAAATGGCATCGGCTTGGAACTCGGAGAGAGATAAATCATCCACTAATTCTTGTTTTGCCGAAGCGGTATCGGCGGCACCTCTGATGAGGCGGATAACTGCGTCTAGGTTGCCTAGGGCAATTAGTAATCCTTGTAAGATATGATCTCTTTCTTCGGCTTTACGTAAGCGGTATTGGGTGCGACGGGTAATGGCTTCTACCCGAAAATTGAGAAATACTTGGAGGAATTTTCTGAGGGTTAAAAGTTGCGGTTCGTTACCTACCAATGCCAACATATTACAACCAAAATTGCTTTGGATGGTGGTTTGTTTGTAGAGATTGTTTAAGACTACCCTAGCGTAAGCATCTCTTTTTAATTCTATAACTATGCGCATCCCGTTGCGATCGCTCTCATCCCGAATATCTGAGATACCATCAATTTTTTTATCGTTGACTAATTCGGCAATTTTTTCGATCAAAGAGGCTTTATTAGTCTGATAAGGTAATTCTGTAACGATAATTGCTTCTTTATCCTGTCTGCCTCGCTGGGAAATGGTTTCGATACTAGCAACTCCGCGCATAGTAACCGAACCCCGACCTGTGGTGTAGGCTTCTTTGATACCCTGTCTGCCCAAAATTTGCGCCCCTGTGGGAAAATCAGGACCGGGAATATACTGCATCAATTCAATGTCGGTAATTTCGGGATTATGAATCATGGCGATGGTACCATCGATCAATTCTCCGAGGTTGTGGGGAGGAATATTGGTTGCCATACCGACAGCGATTCCCGTGGCTCCATTTAAAAGTAATTGGGGTACTCTGGCAGGTAATACCACGGGTTCTTGTTGTGAACCATCAAAGTTATCTATAAAGTCAACGGTTTCGGCCTCAATATCCCTTAACAGTCCGTTGGTAGCCAATGATTGCAGACGACATTCTGTGTAACGCATCGCCGCAGGAGGATCATTGTCCACACTACCAAAGTTACCATGACCGTTGATCAAGGGATCTCGCATGGAAAAATCCTGTGCCATCCTCACTAGGGCATCATATACCGCCGTGTCACCGTGGGGGTGGTATTTACCCAAAACTTCCCCGACAACCCTTGCACATTTACGAAAAGGTCGTTCTGGGGTCAGTCCTAGTTCATACATAGCGTATAAAATACGACGGTGAACTGGTTTTAAACCATCTCTTGCATCGGGCAAAGCTCGACCTACAATAACGCTCATGGCGTACTCTAGGTAAGAGTTTGACATTTCATTGGTTAGATTGGTTGGTACAATGCGTTCTTGGATGGAGGTCATATAATTTTGAGTCACGAAATTAATGCTATTTTAGCATATATTTGACCCTTGAAAAATCCTTGAAAATCACCTTGAGGGGATATAAAATAACTGATTTCGATGGATCTACAAAAGAAATTTACTACAAAAAATTATGATTTGGTTAGGAATTGATCCGGGTTTGGCAATTATTGGTTGGGCGGTGTTGGAGGGGGATGATATGATTAGCCCTCGTTTAATTGATTATGGCATTACGGAAACTGATAAAAAATATTCGACAGGACATCGGTTAAGGGAGATTGAGGAGGATTTTACGGAATTATTTAAGGAATTTAAACCTCAACGTGTTGCCATTGAAATGCCTTTTTTTAGTCGTCAGATTAAGGCGGCGGGGGGAGTTTTACAGGCTTTGGGAGTAATTCATCTCATTTGTTACCGAGAGGCAGAAATTGATCCCATATTTCTACATCAGTCTAGTTGGAAAGCTCATTTAGTTCATGGTAAGGCGACAAAGGAGGAAGTGGCACAGGCTCTGCAAGGTATTTTTGAGTTGGATGCTTTGCCCATTGATGATAGTGTGGATGCGATCGCTATTGCCTATGCGGCTTATTGTGGATTACAAAATCAAATTAAATAACTTGAGTTCGGGATAACATTTTCTAGTTAAGGCAGGCAATAGGGAATAGGCAATGGGCAATAAAATAATTGTCAATTGTCCATTGTCAATTGTTAATTCTTCACATCTTTATCCCGAACTGAGGTTTGGTACGGTTTTTCCCACTGCCGATTTATGGATTATGGATAAACGATTACTTCCTTAAGGTGACATTTCCCAGCAAAATAAGCCTATGATATTCGATAAATATAGGCTTGAAAGAAAATGCTATGATCTAACAATAGAGGTAACAGCCAACTTTCTCAGAAAAACGTTAAAAATTCGTAACATAAGTTAACATAGAAATAACAAATAAAAAAAGTAGCTAAAAGCTCTCATTCATTATCAAGACCGATTGATAAAATAACTATATATATTTACAGGAGGCTATCCATAAGTGAGTAAAGATAATAAAAAATGGCGTAACGTCGGACTATATGCCATATTGGCAGTGGTCGTCGTTGCTTTAGCCACAGCTTTTTTAGATCGTCCTCAAGAACAACAATCAAGCTGGAAGTATAGCCAATTTATTGATGAAGTACAAACCAACCGAGTTGAAAGAGTACAATTAAGTGCAGATCGTAGTCAGGCGATCGCCACGGCAAGAGATGGACAACGCTTCTTAGTCAACCTCCCCAACGATCCCCAATTGGTGGATATTTTATCTGACAACCAAGTAGACATTTCCGTTGTCCCCCAAAGCGATGACAGTTTCTGGTTCAGAGCAATCAGCAGTCTCTTCTTCCCCGTATTACTCCTCGTGGGTTTATTTTTCCTTCTTCGCCGTGCCTCCAGTGGGCCAGGTTCTCAGGCAATGAACTTTGGTAAATCCAAAGCCAGAGTACAAATGGAACCCCAAACCCAAGTCACCTTCGCTGACGTGGCGGGGATTGAACAAGCTAAACTAGAACTTACCGAAGTAGTGGATTTCCTCAAAAACGGTGAAAGATTTACTGCCATCGGTGCCAAAATTCCTAAAGGAGTTCTTTTGGTAGGGCCTCCCGGGACAGGTAAAACCCTCCTTGCCAAAGCAGTGGCAGGGGAAGCAGGAGTTCCTTTCTTCAGCATCTCTGGTTCTGAGTTCGTAGAGATGTTCGTCGGGGTTGGTGCTTCTCGGGTTCGTGATTTGTTTGAACAGGCCAAACAAAGCGCTCCTTGTATCGTATTCATCGATGAGATTGACGCAGTCGGTCGTCAAAGAGGAGCTGGTTTAGGTGGTGGTAATGATGAAAGGGAACAAACCCTGAACCAACTTCTCACCGAAATGGATGGTTTTGAAGGCAACACTGGCATTATCATCGTCGCTGCCACCAACCGCCCTGATGTACTTGATTCTGCTTTATTACGTCCCGGACGTTTTGACCGTCAAGTAGTGGTCGATCGCCCCGACTTCTCTGGCAGAGCGGAAATTTTGGGAGTTCATGCCCAAGGTAAAACCCTTGCCAAAGACGTGGATCTCGAAAAAATCGCCCGTCGTACCCCCGGATTTACAGGTGCCGACCTTTCCAACCTGCTCAACGAAGCCGCTATTTTGGCCGCCCGTCGTAACCTCACCGAGATTTCCATGGATGAAGTTAACGATGCCATTGATCGTGTTTTAGCCGGCCCCGAGAAGAAAAACCGTGTCATGAGCGAAAAACGTAAAACCCTCGTGGCATACCATGAAGCAGGACACGCCCTCGTAGGTGCTTTGATGCCTGACTATGATCCTGTACAAAAAATTAGTATTATCCCCCGTGGACGCGCAGGAGGACTCACTTGGTTTACTCCTAGTGAAGATCGCATGGAATCAGGGTTATATTCTCGCTCCTACTTACAAAATCAAATGGCTGTGGCTCTTGGTGGACGTATTGCCGAAGAAATCATTTTCGGTCAAGAAGAAGTAACCACAGGTGCATCCAATGACTTACAACAAGTCGCTCGGGTTGCCCGTCAGATGATTACTCGTTTTGGTATGAGCGATCGCCTCGGGCCTGTAGCATTAGGTCGTCAGAACGGAAACGTCTTCATGGGTAGAGACATCGCCTCTGATCGTGACTTCTCCGACACCACCGCTGCCACCATTGACGAAGAAGTAAGCCAATTGGTAGAAAGAGCCTATCAAAGAGCAAAAGACGTACTCGTCCAAAATCGTCCTATCCTCGATAAACTTGCTGAAATGTTAGTGGAAAAAGAAACCGTCGAAGCCGATGAGTTGCAGGAAATCCTCAACAGCAGTGACATCAAAATGGCTGCCATCGTCTAATTCTTAGACATTCTCACAGTTCATAAAAATTTAGAGGGGCTTAACATATTGTTGAGTCCCTTTTTTGTGCAAAATAAAAATAACTTTTGTTTACCTTAAAAAATGGGTTTAAAGCCTCGCCCTATTAGGGCGACTTTTTTATGCTATTATATTTATTATTCTCGGCTCACTAGCGTAAAATGTTTATTTTAGAGTACAAATTAAGAGGAAAAACTCAGCAATTTAAAGCTATCGATGAGGGCATTCGTACAGTCCAATTCGTACGCAATAAATGTGTTAGTCTCTGGATGAACTCTAAAAACGTAGGCAAAGCCGAAGTTTATCGATATACCACTACTTTAAGAAAAGAATTTCCTTTTGTTAAGTGTCTTAACTCCACTGCTTGTCAACAGGCAGGAGAAAGGGCTTGGAGTGCTATATCTAAGTTTTATGATAATTGCAAAAAGCAAGTTAAGGGAAAAAAAGGATACCCTAAATTTTCTAAACGCACTCGTAGTATTGAGTATAAACAATCTGGTTGGAA
The sequence above is a segment of the Cyanobacterium stanieri PCC 7202 genome. Coding sequences within it:
- a CDS encoding tryptophan synthase, beta chain (PFAM: Pyridoxal-phosphate dependent enzyme~TIGRFAM: tryptophan synthase, beta subunit~COGs: COG0133 Tryptophan synthase beta chain~InterPro IPR001926:IPR006653:IPR006654~KEGG: cyt:cce_3134 tryptophan synthase subunit beta~PFAM: Pyridoxal-5'-phosphate-dependent protein beta subunit~SPTR: Tryptophan synthase beta subunit;~TIGRFAM: tryptophan synthase, beta subunit) — its product is MTTTPIKTSNNSIQVPDNFGRFGKYGGKYVPETLMPALSELETAYNQYKNDPEFNQELDQLLKDYVGRSSPLYFAERLSQHYAKADGTGPQIYLKREDLNHTGAHKINNALGQVLLAKRMGKQRIIAETGAGQHGVATATVCARFGLECVIYMGVEDMERQKLNVFRMRLLGATVKPVSAGTGTLKDATSEAIRDWVTNVENTHYILGSVAGPHPYPMMVRDFHAVIGTETREQCMEKWGGLPDILLACVGGGSNAMGLFYEFVKDSSVRLIGIEAAGSGVNSGKHAATLTAGQPGVLHGAMSYLLQDQDGQVTEAHSISAGLDYPGVGPEHSYLKDEGRAEYYSVTDQEALDAFQLLCKLEGIIPALETAHAFAYLDKLCPTLEGSPKIVINSSGRGDKDVQTVARHIDGIDL
- a CDS encoding hydroxyacylglutathione hydrolase (PFAM: Metallo-beta-lactamase superfamily~COGs: COG0491 Zn-dependent hydrolase including glyoxylase~KEGG: cyh:Cyan8802_1589 hydroxyacylglutathione hydrolase~SPTR: Hydroxyacylglutathione hydrolase); protein product: MLFRQLFDQDTWTYTYLIADPDTKEAALVDPVIEQVERDLKLVQELGLTLKYCMETHVHADHITGTGKMRELTGCKGLVPEKAQVNCADRHLVDNEVVMVGNVEIRAIASPGHTDCHFAYLVDNTHLLTGDALFIRGCGRTDFQSGDAGMLYDTITKRFFTLADDVLVYPGHDYRGHLVSTIAEEKAHNPRISGKKRDEFIKLMNNLDLPNPQKIMEAVPANQMCGKV
- a CDS encoding Rhodanese domain protein (PFAM: Rhodanese-like domain~COGs: COG0607 Rhodanese-related sulfurtransferase~InterPro IPR001763~KEGG: ava:Ava_1792 rhodanese-like protein~PFAM: Rhodanese domain protein~SMART: Rhodanese domain protein~SPTR: Rhodanese-like) produces the protein MIIANIIQSQYQLISPQELEQRMKNNSVVLIDVREKDEYDQGHIPGALLKPLSEFSTKELASYPNIVLYCRSGKRSHTAAEKLIEAGMTMITELKGGITAWQEAHLPMVA
- a CDS encoding protein of unknown function DUF81 (PFAM: Sulfite exporter TauE/SafE~COGs: COG0730 permease~InterPro IPR002781~KEGG: cyt:cce_3471 hypothetical protein~PFAM: protein of unknown function DUF81~SPTR: Putative uncharacterized protein) — translated: MRLTFGLILAIIIGLSLGLIGGGGSILAVPILRYVMGVEPRSAIAMSLFIVGVVSLIGIIPHWRQGNVNLPVAISFIPPAMVGAFIGAKITELPFITDTIQLVAFGIVMLLASILMIKKSSGKKKQETTPSVKVLKNKTQKILLTIIEGLVVGILTGFVGVGGGFLIIPALVLVGGIPMKEAVGTSLLIIATKSASAFVGYLTLVNIDWFLTIGFTLAASVGIVFGSFLSKKIDAKYLQKGFGYFVLVIAIFVLIAR
- a CDS encoding hypothetical protein (KEGG: ana:alr3583 hypothetical protein~SPTR: Alr3583 protein), which gives rise to MNQTDFPEANHPLIYPLLQIDDFTLLELLQTHPDKGKYLVSLFCRYGGRIDDLLSGFYEPEYITPISFKVWRDLSYFFFNLDLDIVNEKDNKYWENLIVEYAIDCLPKEDIEELNLPDISINLRHFPLHFYLEQSIQLLPPKERLIIVTKDKFGWQEEQIINYLKTEGINFLKEDIEDLYQYSHRQLLKLIPLDIRLIYLDKRNSIITAV
- a CDS encoding hypothetical protein (KEGG: syp:SYNPCC7002_A0300 hypothetical protein~SPTR: Putative uncharacterized protein), which translates into the protein MVNILGAFLPGITDGLFSTQGIMVMLLVAYGGAMWMFLTSAPKVHTIMVSDLIIAQEFYEGLLNLPVADVPLHYYYNYDQSLGSAMLDPIYTGSRGNSPVMQENTGLWYQLRKNTQLHVIGGASLGYKNSQRHVCFDHECLDDLLLRIQSRRLKYKIRSENPLNFLVKDLQNRVIEMAEAKT